One part of the Populus alba chromosome 18, ASM523922v2, whole genome shotgun sequence genome encodes these proteins:
- the LOC118051039 gene encoding uncharacterized protein: protein MATTYDYDDAPTRHDEQTGPNGYDPNFVPDSVKSFVTHLYRHIREKNVYEIYEMYETSFQTLSDRFFKDSPWPSVDAVANYVDNDHVFCLLYREMWFRHLYARLSPTLKQRIDSWDNYCSLFQVVLHGVVNMQLPNQWLWDMVDEFVYQFQSFCQYRAKMKNKTEQEIALLRQFDQAWNVYGVLNFLQALGEKSMIIQILEREKEGLEQFTATDGYDYSGGSNVLKVLGYFSTVGLLRVHCLLGDYHTGLKCLLPIDISQHGVYATVIGSHISTIYHYGFANLMLRRYVDAIREFNKILLYIYKTKQYHQKSSQYEQILKKNEQMYALLAICLSLCPQVKLVDETVNAQLREKYGEKMARMQRYDDEAFAIYDELFSYACPKFITPSAPSFEEPLVNYNQDAYRLQLKLFLYEVKQQQLLSGVRTFLKVYSAISVGKLANYMEVDEPTLRTILMSYKHKTHAVDSEGKIISNADVDFYIDDDMIHVVDTKPVRRYGDYFLRQIVKLEGVINDMDRIKLE, encoded by the exons ATGGCAACAACCTACGACTACGACGACGCTCCGACCAGACACGATGAGCAAACCGGTCCAAACGGTTACGACCCAAACTTCGTCCCGGACTCCGTCAAGTCCTTCGTAACACACTTGTACAGGCACATAAGAGAAAAAAACGTGTACGAAATTTACGAGATGTACGAAACCTCTTTCCAAACACTTTCCGACCGTTTCTTCAAAGACAGCCCTTGGCCTTCAGTCGATGCGGTCGCTAATTATGTCGACAATGATCATGTTTTTTGCTTGCTTTATCGTGAGATGTGGTTTAGGCATTTGTATGCAAGACTTTCTCCTACGCTTAAGCAGCGGATTGATAGTTGGGATAATTATTGCAGTCTTTTTcag GTGGTGTTGCATGGAGTGGTGAATATGCAATTGCCGAATCAGTGGTTATGGGATATGGTGGATGAGTTTGTGTATCAGTTTCAGAGTTTTTGTCAGTATAGGGCTAAAATGAAGAACAAGACTGAGCAAGAGATTGCCCTTTTGAGGCAATTTGATCAG GCTTGGAATGTGTATGGAGTGCTGAACTTCTTGCAAGCACTGGGGGAGAAGTCGATGATCATTCAGATACTAGAGCGGGAGAAGGAAGGTCTTGAACAATTCACTGCTACTGATGGGTATGATTACAGTGGTGGAAGTAATGTCTTGAAGGTTTTGGGATATTTCAGCACAGTTGGTTTGCTGCGAGTTCATTGCCTCTTGGGTGACTATCATACTGGCCTGAAGTGCTTACTTCCTATTGACATTAGTCAACATGGTGTCTATGCCACTGTTATTGGAAGCCACATCAGTACAATATACCATTATGGTTTTGCCAATCTTATGTTGAGGAG aTATGTGGATGCTATTCGTGAATTCAATAAAATTCTCCTGTACATATACAAGACTAAGCAGTATCATCAGAAATCTTCACAATATGAGCAAATACTAAAGAAGAATGAACAGATGTATGCTTTGCTGGCAATTTGTCTATCTCTTTGCCCACAAGTGAAGCTTGTTGACGAGACAGTCAACGCACAATTAAGGGAGAAGTATGGTGAAAAGATGGCTAGAATGCAAAGATATGACGACGAGGCATTTGCTATCTATGATGAGCTCTTCTCATATGCATGCCCTAAGTTCATTACTCCCTCAGCTCCAAGTTTTGAAGAGCCTCTTGTAAACTACAACCAG GATGCTTACAGACTGCAACTGAAGTTGTTTCTTTACGAAGTAAAACAGCAACAATTATTGTCAGGTGTTAGAACCTTCCTGAAAGTGTATTCTGCTATATCCGTTGGGAAGCTTGCTAATTACATGGAAGTTGATGAACCAACTCTAAG GACTATCCTGATGTCATACAAGCACAAGACTCATGCTGTTGATTCTGAGGGAAAGATTATATCGAATGCTGATGTGGATTTCTACATTGACGAT GACATGATTCACGTTGTTGACACCAAACCCGTGAGGCGATATGGTGATTACTTTTTGCGGCAAATTGTTAAG CTTGAAGGGGTGATAAATGATATGGATCGGATAAAGCTGGAATGA
- the LOC118051038 gene encoding uncharacterized protein → MALISDALRQAFMPKHEYECLREEDKAWTKLQRPLLISTVGIICLVIFVSTTVSFKIVFPGDSGKRPFCSGNRLQPLPIKNGGNSDLFPGAFYLTDQETADYYWMVVFVPSVIVFLASLAYLVAGMNVAYSAPARHGCLKVVENNYCASKRGGVRCLSILNGVFAIIFGLLALFLGSSLLTLGSSCSLPLFWCYEFATWGLVILYAGTAIFLRRKAALILDESDFGGRNSGLEMLETNTLVVTPNVERRVNEGFKAWMGSSLLSSDEEDEPESYSESPHITRTSSNR, encoded by the exons ATGGCTTTAATCAGCGATGCATTACGGCAAGCCTTTATGCCGAAACACGAATACGAATGTCTTCGTGAAGAAGACAAAGCATGGACGAAATTACAGCGACCGTTATTGATTTCTACAGTGGGAATTATATGCCTAGTGATATTTGTTTCGACGACAGtgagttttaaaattgtgtttccTGGCGATAGTGGGAAGAGACCCTTTTGTAGCGGTAACAGATTACAGCCATTGCCGATAAAAAATGGTGGGAATTCAGATTTGTTTCCTGGAGCGTTTTATTTGACGGATCAGGAGACTGCTGATTACTATTGGATGGTTGTTTTTGTTCCCTCCGTCATTGTTTTCTTGGCTTCGCTTGCCTATCTTGTTGCAg GGATGAATGTTGCTTATTCTGCTCCAGCAAGACATGGATGCTTGAAGgtggttgaaaataattactgTGCTTCAAAAAGGG GTGGGGTGCGTTGTCTATCCATTTTGAATGGTGTCTTTGCCATTATCTTTGGTCTCCTTGCGCTGTTTCTTGGTTCAAGCCTCCTGACACTAGGGAGTAGTTGCTCATTGCCTTTGTTTTGGTGCTACGAGTTTGCAACATGGGGGCTAGTCATTTTATACGCGGGAACCGCCATCTTCTTAAGAAGGAAAGCTGCTCTAATTCTTGATGAGAGTGATTTTGGTGGTCGAAACTCGGGCCTGGAAATGTTGGAAACCAACACCTTGGTGGTCACTCCAAACGTGGAAAGGCGTGTTAATGAAGGTTTCAAGGCTTGGATGGGTTCGTCCCTCTTATCatctgatgaagaagatgaacctGAAAGTTATTCAGAATCACCTCACATCACTCGCACTTCATCTAACAGATAA
- the LOC118051278 gene encoding putative CCR4-associated factor 1 homolog 8, with protein sequence MAAAAAVAVKITAVWKQNFQQEIFRLDAVLFRFPVVSFDTEFPGFFGNTPRDAIDLTRYEDLRHNVDPLRLIQFGITVADAHGNIGGTWEFNLQFDLSKDLFVSRSIQFLQDNGIDFDKLRRDGIDFHMFAQLLSRVVARHRNLCWVTFHGLYDLSHTLRAVTNRPLPHSVANFASLLGIVFGDVVDIKYMARFCQGLCGGELGLTAIAKILNVERVGGAHQAGSDSLLTARVYTKMRVVYKIHETPCMGCLYGISARICKPIAMPNTNRRYFIPCFSTAAPFQHCFPPYCSGFMQAAPPFSHVL encoded by the coding sequence ATGGCTGCTGCAGCTGCGGTTGCTGTTAAAATCACTGCGGTGTGGAAACAGAATTTTCAGCAAGAGATTTTTAGATTGGACGCTGTCCTGTTCAGATTTCCGGTTGTTTCATTTGATACAGAGTTTCCTGGTTTTTTTGGGAACACTCCAAGAGACGCCATTGACTTGACTCGTTATGAGGATTTGAGGCATAATGTTGATCCATTAAGGTTAATCCAATTTGGCATCACCGTTGCAGATGCACATGGCAATATCGGGGGCACTTGGGAGTTCAATTTGCAGTTCGATCTGTCGAAGGATTTGTTTGTCTCTCGGTCCATACAATTCTTGCAAGACAATGGCATTGATTTCGACAAGTTGAGAAGAGATGGGATTGATTTCCACATGTTTGCACAGTTGTTGTCACGTGTTGTTGCCAGGCATCGAAACCTTTGTTGGGTTACCTTCCATGGCTTGTATGATTTATCGCACACATTAAGGGCAGTGACAAACAGGCCATTGCCCCATTCTGTGGCTAATTTTGCGTCTCTACTTGGTATTGTGTTCGGTGACGTGGTGGATATCAAATACATGGCACGCTTTTGCCAGGGATTATGTGGTGGCGAGTTAGGCTTGACAGCCATTGCTAAAATCTTGAATGTGGAAAGAGTTGGTGGGGCACATCAAGCAGGATCTGATTCTTTGCTGACGGCTCGCGTGTACACAAAAATGAGGGTGGTATACAAAATTCACGAGACTCCTTGCATGGGCTGCTTGTATGGCATCTCAGCTAGAATTTGCAAGCCGATTGCTATGCCTAATACCAACAGGCGCTACTTTATTCCATGCTTCAGCACTGCAGCACCGTTCCAGCATTGCTTTCCTCCCTATTGTTCTGGTTTCATGCAAGCTGCTCCACCTTTTAGTCATGTCCTGTAG
- the LOC118051036 gene encoding D-amino-acid transaminase, chloroplastic, with the protein MASLSTSLPKPSFQHPNTSINLPDHFHNSCLVPRNLSFQRLGLISQHGLFGKVKIARCSHQAEALVDSNTQISDVPILTCSEAFERLKKNRENQKGKQQFLAMYSSIFGGITTDTSAMVIPLDDHMVHRGHGVFDTAAIVDGHLYEFDQHLDRILRSASLAKINLPFDRENIRRILIQTVSASKCKTGSLRYWLSAGPGDFQLSPSDCHQPALYAIVIQDQSPHDSRGIKVVTSSVPIKPPQFATVKSVNYLPNALSKMEAEENDAYASIWLDNDGFVAEGPSMNVAFVTKEKDLLMPAFDKILSGCTAKRVLTLAEGLVKEGKLHGIKIDDVTVEEGKKADEMMLIGSGVLVRPVVQWDNQVIGDGKEGPITRALLALILEDMKSGPPAVRVPVP; encoded by the exons ATGGCTTCTCTTTCAACTTCTCTGCCAAAACCCAGTTTTCAACACCCAAATACTAGCATAAATCTGCCTGATCACTTTCATAATTCGTGTCTTGTACCGAGaaatctttcatttcaaagACTTGGGTTGATTTCACAACATGGGTTGTTTGGGAAAGTGAAGATTGCTAGATGCTCTCATCAAGCTGAAGCTTTGGTTG ATTCTAATACTCAAATCTCTGATGTTCCAATCCTAACCTGCTCAGAG gCTTTTGAAAGGCTAAAGAAAAACCGAGAAAATCAGAAAGGAAAGCAGCAATTCTTGGCCATGTACTCTAGCATTTTTGGAGGAATAACAACAGATACATCAGCCATGGTGATACCTTTGGATGACCACATGGTCCACAGGGGACATGGTGTCTTTGATACTGCTGCAATAGTAGATGG GCACTTATATGAATTCGATCAACACCTTGATCGTATATTAAGGTCAGCATCCTTGGCCAAAATCAATCTCCCTTTTGATAGGGAAAATATAAGGAGAATACTCATACAAACAGTGAGTGCTTCAAAGTGCAAGACAGGATCACTAAGATACTGGCTCTCGGCAGGACCTGGTGATTTCCAACTATCTCCATCTGACTGCCATCAGCCAGCTCTTTATGCCATTGTAATCCAAGATCAGTCTCCACATGATTCAAGAGGCATCAAGGTAGTAACTTCATCAGTCCCAATAAAACCCCCGCAATTTGCCACCGTGAAAAGTGTAAATTACCTTCCCAATGCACTTTCAAAGATGGAAGCAGAAGAGAATGATGCATATGCATCTATTTGGCTGGATAATGATGGATTCGTTGCTGAAGGGCCCAGCATGAATGTGGCATTTGTTACCAAGGAAAAAGACCTTCTGATGCCCGCCTTTGACAAAATTTTGAGTGGGTGCACGGCTAAGAGAGTTTTGACACTAGCAGAGGGATTGGTAAAGGAGGGTAAACTCCATGGAATAAAGATTGATGATGTGACTGTAGAGGAAGGAAAGAAAGCAGATGAGATGATGCTTATTGGCAGTGGAGTACTTGTTCGCCCTGTGGTGCAGTGGGACAATCAGGTCATTGGTGATG GCAAAGAAGGACCCATAACTCGGGCTCTCCTGGCTCTTATACTAGAGGACATGAAATCAGGCCCCCCTGCAGTCCGAGTTCCGGTCCCTTGA